The genomic interval GATGTCTACGGCTCCCCCGGCGACTATCTGGGCTCGGGCATGGACGGGATGGCTATCTATGTCCACAACAACGGCCAGGATCAGTTGGCCCAGATCACCAAGCGGGGCAAGTTGGTGGTGTATGGCGATGTGGGGCAGACCTTCGGCTACGCGGCCAAGGGCGGCGAGATGTACATCCTGGGCAACGCGGCCGGTCGCCCGCTCATCAACGCGGTAGGGCGGCCGCGAGTGGTCATCAACGGCACGGTGTTGGACTACTTGGCCGAGTCCTTCATGGCCGGCGATCCGTTGGACGGCGGTGGGTTCGCCATCCTTAACGGAATGACCGTGGACGCCGACGGCCAATGGGTGCCTCTGGAGACGCCTTATCCCGGCGGCAACCTGTTCTCCCTGGCCTCGGGTGGGGCCATCTACCTGCGCGACCCGTACCGGCGGGTGCAGGAAGGGCAACTCAACGGCGGCGAGTTCGTCGAACTCAGCGAGGCCGACTGGCAGACCATCCGACCCTACCTGGAGGAAAACGCCCGCCTGTTCGGCCTGAGCGTGGAGCGCTTGCTCACCGTGGACGGCGAGCGCCGGGCCCCGCACGAGGTGTACCGCAAGGTGCAGCCGGCCCGCGTG from Anaerolineae bacterium carries:
- a CDS encoding glutamate synthase: DVYGSPGDYLGSGMDGMAIYVHNNGQDQLAQITKRGKLVVYGDVGQTFGYAAKGGEMYILGNAAGRPLINAVGRPRVVINGTVLDYLAESFMAGDPLDGGGFAILNGMTVDADGQWVPLETPYPGGNLFSLASGGAIYLRDPYRRVQEGQLNGGEFVELSEADWQTIRPYLEENARLFGLSVERLLTVDGERRAPHEVYRKVQPARVRELQAEEAWVRGEHH